The following coding sequences are from one Triticum dicoccoides isolate Atlit2015 ecotype Zavitan chromosome 4A, WEW_v2.0, whole genome shotgun sequence window:
- the LOC119287935 gene encoding 40S ribosomal protein S20, with amino-acid sequence MATELAYAPPMKSGKLGFEGTQEVQHRIRITLSSKSVKNLEKVCSDLVKGAKEKQLKVKGPVRMPTKVLNITTRKSPCGEGTNTWDRFEMRVHKRVIDLVSSPDVVKQITSITIEPGVEVEVTISDQ; translated from the exons ATGGCGACGGAGCTGGCCTACGCGCCGCCGATGAAGTCGGGGAAGCTCGGGTTCGAGGGCACCCAGGAGGTGCAGCACCGCATCCGCATCACCCTCTCCTCCAAGTCCGTCAAGAACCTCGAGAAGG TGTGCTCGGATCTGGTGAAGGGCGCCAAGGAGAAGCAGCTCAAGGTCAAGGGCCCCGTCCGGATGCCCACCAAGGTGCTCAACATCACCACCAGGAAGTCCCCCTGCGGAGAAG GTACCAACACCTGGGATCGGTTTGAGATGCGGGTGCACAAGAGGGTGATCGACCTCGTCAGCTCCCCGGACGTAGTCAAGCAGATCACCTCCATCACCATCGAGCCCGGCGTCGAGGTCGAGGTGACCATCAGCGACCAGTAG
- the LOC119287936 gene encoding lipid phosphate phosphatase 2-like isoform X3 encodes MRHNGGYPVKLLHYKVPWSQNCKTPHGNTVPFWAVPLIGIVLPCVIFGGIYFKKKNFYDLHHGILGILYSVLITAVITNAIKDGVGRPRPDFFWRCFPDGKDLYDNVTTGVLCHGEKSVIKEGHKSFPSGHASWSFAGLGFLTWYLTGKIAVFDRKGHIAKLCIIVLPLLTAALVAVSRVDDYWHHWQDVFAGAIIGLTVASFCYLQFFPYPFDADGLWPYAYNTLQLAEAGIAANSFGVRPTEETVEEGQGQGGIALRDAVRPTETVEEGRGRGGVALRDALRYDEN; translated from the exons ATGA GACATAATGGCGGATATCCAGTTAAGCTGTTACACTATAAAGTCCCATGGAGCCAAAATTGCAAGACTCCACAT GGCAATACTGTGCCCTTCTGGGCTGTTCCG CTCATTGGAATCGTCCTACCCTGTGTCATCTTTGGTGGAAtttacttcaagaagaagaatttcTATGATTTGCACCATGGCATACTGG GTATTCTTTATTCGGTGCTCATAACTGCGGTGATTACTAACGCAATTAAGGATGGAGTTGGCCGACCGCGTCCTGATTTCTTCTGGCGCTGTTTCCCAGATGGAAAGGAT CTTTATGATAATGTCACTACTGGCGTTCTGTGCCATGGGGAGAAGAGTGTCATCAAGGAAGGTCACAAGAGCTTCCCAAGTGGACACGCATCAT GGTCTTTCGCCGGCCTGGGCTTCCTCACCTGGTACTTGACTGGGAAAATCGCAGTTTTTGACCGAAAAGGCCATATCGCAAAGCTGTGCATCATTGTTCTGCCTCTGCTTACAGCCGCGCTCGTTGCCGTTTCTCGAGTGGACGACTACTGGCATCACTGGCAAGATGTGTTTGCAGGAGCTATCATAG GTCTCACGGTGGCCTCGTTCTGTTACCTGCAATTTTTCCCATATCCTTTCGACGCAGACG GATTGTGGCCTTACGCGTACAACACCCTCCAGCTAGCCGAGGCGGGCATTGCAGCAAACTCCTTCGGCGTGCGGCCCACGGAGGAGACGGTGGAAGAAGGGCAAGGTCAGGGTGGGATCGCCCTGAGAGACGCCGTGCGGCCCACTGAGACGGTGGAAGAAGGGCGAGGCCGGGGCGGGGTCGCCCTTAGGGACGCCCTAAGATATGATGAGAACTAG
- the LOC119287936 gene encoding lipid phosphate phosphatase 2-like isoform X2: protein MADIQLSCYTIKSHGAKIARLHMYDWIILVLLAVIDGLLNIIEPFHRFVGKDMMTDLRYPLQGNTVPFWAVPLIGIVLPCVIFGGIYFKKKNFYDLHHGILGILYSVLITAVITNAIKDGVGRPRPDFFWRCFPDGKDLYDNVTTGVLCHGEKSVIKEGHKSFPSGHASWSFAGLGFLTWYLTGKIAVFDRKGHIAKLCIIVLPLLTAALVAVSRVDDYWHHWQDVFAGAIIGLWPYAYNTLQLAEAGIAANSFGVRPTEETVEEGQGQGGIALRDAVRPTETVEEGRGRGGVALRDALRYDEN, encoded by the exons ATGGCGGATATCCAGTTAAGCTGTTACACTATAAAGTCCCATGGAGCCAAAATTGCAAGACTCCACATGTATGACTGGATAATACTTGTCCTCCTTGCTGTCATAGATGGATTGTTGAATATAATTGAGCCTTTTCACCGTTTCGTTGGGAAGGACATGATGACTGACTTGAGATATCCCTTACAGGGCAATACTGTGCCCTTCTGGGCTGTTCCG CTCATTGGAATCGTCCTACCCTGTGTCATCTTTGGTGGAAtttacttcaagaagaagaatttcTATGATTTGCACCATGGCATACTGG GTATTCTTTATTCGGTGCTCATAACTGCGGTGATTACTAACGCAATTAAGGATGGAGTTGGCCGACCGCGTCCTGATTTCTTCTGGCGCTGTTTCCCAGATGGAAAGGAT CTTTATGATAATGTCACTACTGGCGTTCTGTGCCATGGGGAGAAGAGTGTCATCAAGGAAGGTCACAAGAGCTTCCCAAGTGGACACGCATCAT GGTCTTTCGCCGGCCTGGGCTTCCTCACCTGGTACTTGACTGGGAAAATCGCAGTTTTTGACCGAAAAGGCCATATCGCAAAGCTGTGCATCATTGTTCTGCCTCTGCTTACAGCCGCGCTCGTTGCCGTTTCTCGAGTGGACGACTACTGGCATCACTGGCAAGATGTGTTTGCAGGAGCTATCATAG GATTGTGGCCTTACGCGTACAACACCCTCCAGCTAGCCGAGGCGGGCATTGCAGCAAACTCCTTCGGCGTGCGGCCCACGGAGGAGACGGTGGAAGAAGGGCAAGGTCAGGGTGGGATCGCCCTGAGAGACGCCGTGCGGCCCACTGAGACGGTGGAAGAAGGGCGAGGCCGGGGCGGGGTCGCCCTTAGGGACGCCCTAAGATATGATGAGAACTAG
- the LOC119287936 gene encoding lipid phosphate phosphatase 2-like isoform X1, protein MADIQLSCYTIKSHGAKIARLHMYDWIILVLLAVIDGLLNIIEPFHRFVGKDMMTDLRYPLQGNTVPFWAVPLIGIVLPCVIFGGIYFKKKNFYDLHHGILGILYSVLITAVITNAIKDGVGRPRPDFFWRCFPDGKDLYDNVTTGVLCHGEKSVIKEGHKSFPSGHASWSFAGLGFLTWYLTGKIAVFDRKGHIAKLCIIVLPLLTAALVAVSRVDDYWHHWQDVFAGAIIGLTVASFCYLQFFPYPFDADGLWPYAYNTLQLAEAGIAANSFGVRPTEETVEEGQGQGGIALRDAVRPTETVEEGRGRGGVALRDALRYDEN, encoded by the exons ATGGCGGATATCCAGTTAAGCTGTTACACTATAAAGTCCCATGGAGCCAAAATTGCAAGACTCCACATGTATGACTGGATAATACTTGTCCTCCTTGCTGTCATAGATGGATTGTTGAATATAATTGAGCCTTTTCACCGTTTCGTTGGGAAGGACATGATGACTGACTTGAGATATCCCTTACAGGGCAATACTGTGCCCTTCTGGGCTGTTCCG CTCATTGGAATCGTCCTACCCTGTGTCATCTTTGGTGGAAtttacttcaagaagaagaatttcTATGATTTGCACCATGGCATACTGG GTATTCTTTATTCGGTGCTCATAACTGCGGTGATTACTAACGCAATTAAGGATGGAGTTGGCCGACCGCGTCCTGATTTCTTCTGGCGCTGTTTCCCAGATGGAAAGGAT CTTTATGATAATGTCACTACTGGCGTTCTGTGCCATGGGGAGAAGAGTGTCATCAAGGAAGGTCACAAGAGCTTCCCAAGTGGACACGCATCAT GGTCTTTCGCCGGCCTGGGCTTCCTCACCTGGTACTTGACTGGGAAAATCGCAGTTTTTGACCGAAAAGGCCATATCGCAAAGCTGTGCATCATTGTTCTGCCTCTGCTTACAGCCGCGCTCGTTGCCGTTTCTCGAGTGGACGACTACTGGCATCACTGGCAAGATGTGTTTGCAGGAGCTATCATAG GTCTCACGGTGGCCTCGTTCTGTTACCTGCAATTTTTCCCATATCCTTTCGACGCAGACG GATTGTGGCCTTACGCGTACAACACCCTCCAGCTAGCCGAGGCGGGCATTGCAGCAAACTCCTTCGGCGTGCGGCCCACGGAGGAGACGGTGGAAGAAGGGCAAGGTCAGGGTGGGATCGCCCTGAGAGACGCCGTGCGGCCCACTGAGACGGTGGAAGAAGGGCGAGGCCGGGGCGGGGTCGCCCTTAGGGACGCCCTAAGATATGATGAGAACTAG